ACTatcatctttattatttttattcatagtcGTAGTAGCAGTTAATTTTTGAACACTGTCATTTTAGTATTATTGATCCTTTTTTCATGTGTATGCAGGCTGGAGTGAAGGGACAGCTTGGCAGACTGCTTGGAATTTTTGAGGTAAACTCTCACACGGAAgacatgaatacattttctcTTGTTATATGAGAAAGGACAATGTATGACAATACTATTATGTTCTACTGTATGTCTCATTACTCTCTACTCAGCATCACCTTGTTTTGTTCATGCAACGAAGAAGCCAGTACACTTAATCACAGTTAACCTTGTGTCTTTGCTGTATGAATGTTTTGTTTAACCATTGACATGGTGAAGTGGAATGACATAAAGTAATATCTTGATCTAAATCTTTGCAGCATAATCAAGACAGCAAGCACAGGACGTACGTCTATACCCTCATTGTAACAGAGATACTGGAAGACTGGGAGGACTCTGTCAACATTGGTATGCCTCTGCATTTAAGTCTCACTCTATCATGTTACTgatagttttatatttaaattctgCTGCAGATATTTATCCACACAGAGAAAGTACCCCCACACTTTCACCACAAATCATACTTGGAAAAGAGATTTCAGTGAGTTTTTCCActtggttaaataaataaattaacaaatagATGTATACATAGGTCCAAATGCAAAATAATGATGattgatgcaaaaaaataaaaataaattagataTCGTGTCAAAGGGCAGTTTAAGTATATGGGCCAAAAAAGGAAACCATGGAGAAAGACTGGTGGGGCCATCAGTCATCACTTGGTAAATTGAGAAACTGGGACACATACTTACACCTGATCTACAGTAATCCTAAAATGTGGCAAGAATTTCTCACTTTCTTCTCCTATTTCACTGACACTACcttaaatgtgtgaaatgatCAGACCATCAATTGATTAGTCAGTTGACAGAAACATAATTTGCAGCtaatatatttattgattatttttttcccaattaCTTTGAAAGAACAACTTAGTTTTCAATGTTACCGAGGTGTTTTGTGATGTGACGACTATTAatgatttaagttttttttaaacttatgttTATTCCGTTTTATTGAACTCATTCAGTCAAAACTAACTGGTGAAAAAATGtggaagtgatagttctgtctCATCGCTCACAGATATAGGGTCTAGACTGCTCGCAACTGGGAGGAGTGTGCTGTGTCCAGTTGTTTTGCACTTATCACCGctcacctcacccccccctgCTCTGTGTGAGGCCTGCAGGCTGAGCAGAAAGACCTTGGCATGACTGCTCtcattttttctccttcctctgctcAAAGACCAGCGTTGGTATACTTCAGGGAATTAAAATAAAGGTGCATACCAAACTCTGGTAGTAACAGACCATGCCCAAGTCATTTACCAAATGAACCGGAAGATGTGTTGGGTTTGGAGTCAGTGCTGAATAACTTCCATCTGTTTACTGGAGAAatcatttttgatgttttttttaaaagattttctgATCTGACACCTTCAtaaacacacaactgaagtaggTCAAGAGTTGTCTATATCCATTATAATGTTTTTACTGCAGCTTTATTCTTGAGAATTTTGTGTGATATTGTGGCCTAAGAATTTACTAAAAGGCAGTGTGCCATGTTTTAAAGGGTTTTAGTGGACATTGCCAAGGAAAGAGTGAACTTGAACAGCATATGACAGGATTGAGCTCAAGGCATGCAGAATAAGTTGGTAACTACACACTGAATTCTAAGTAATCTGCTTTACTTATACTATCAACTAAAGTAAATGTGTCTACAGAAATTAAAACGGTGAACACCCATCCTCTGATTCCTCTGCTATGCTGAACAAGGGGAGCCCATAGACAATAATTTGAGAGCATTTCAAAGTtgactctgtctgtctgcaagCCATTGACTCAGCGGCCAACATGTTTAGTGTGATCTACAATTACAACTCTTGGTCAGTGTGAACCAGCTTgatcttctcttttctttaaccATCtcacagggaggaagaggaagtggtttAAAGTTGATGAAGCTATCAGAGTCCTCCAGCGCCATAGACCTGTCCATGCAGAATATCTACGCAGACTGACAAATACCTGTAACCCCACCTGCAGCTCCATGTGTGGCCCACCTAATGGCAACACCCCAAGCTCCCAAGTGACTGACAACAACACGCCACATTATGTTGTTTGCTCCACACAGGGCTCAGATCTGGTCAACAGATAAGACCATTTGCTCCAAAGGACACCAGGATGGACATCTGTGGATTGGATTGCATTAATAACGCAGCCTCTGAAAGTCAATCAATTTTTTTAGTGGGCTTGATAGTGCCACACGTCTGTCTATGAATATTTAAGATtttacgttgttttttttttactggctaCTGGAATAATGTCCCTGGAAAGAGTTCAGTTCTCAAGGTGCTACCTTTGCAATGTAAAGGTTCTGCATTCTGAATAATTCAATAACAGGACAATTAGTGTTTGGAGTTTCACAGAGGTCTGAAGTGGGAAGTGTTTGATCTTAAAAGAAGCCTTATGCAATGCTGAATGATGCCGGTCTGAAAGCTGTTTTGAAGAGATGCAGTTACAtgtgtgttaatattttattgaaattttcaaatatttctgaGAGTGAAAATAATGTGACCTACCTGTAGCTGCAGTTTTCTGAGATATTTGCTTAGAGAGCTGATTCAAATACTGTTTTCATGCTAGTTTGTAATTACCACCTTAACATCACACACAGTATCATTGTGAATCACTAATAACAGTGCATCCAAGATTAGATATATGTAAACCAACTACGTCACTGACCAGACACCTAAGTAGACTTTCCACAAACATCTTTCTACTTGTACATTTAGTTAATGTTGTCACGTGTACAAATTAGACTTTAATTACACACttaaataaatatcagtttCTATCTGGAGGAACAGAAATGCACAAACAAAACGTGTGTGGTAGGTAAATGTGCCAAAGAAAAGCCAAAATTACAAGTACAAACATGCAGCCTGCACCATACAAGAccactaatttttaaaatgcaattgATGATGGTTGTGTTAATGTctgtgaggaaaagaaagatgCCATGGTTAGAGGGTTTAATTGAATCTTGTTTTGTGTGATAGGcaatcaaaaacacaacagcagatATTTCCCTAGTCTATGGTCAGTAATTTGAGCAGTGTCATCTGCCTgaaacataaaaaccaaaagacCCTTGTTTTTCTCAGCTGTTATAATATACAGACTAAACTTGGAGTAGTTAAAGTTTTACGTTCGAATGTACTTTATTTGGTATGTATTCAATTACG
This region of Antennarius striatus isolate MH-2024 chromosome 4, ASM4005453v1, whole genome shotgun sequence genomic DNA includes:
- the nudt4a gene encoding nudix (nucleoside diphosphate linked moiety X)-type motif 4a isoform X1; amino-acid sequence: MMKFKPNQTRTYDGEGFKRRAACLCFRNEKEDEQTQQQRPHGFLSLWKVILVSSSRHPDQWIVPGGGMEPEEEPYGAAVREVYEEAGVKGQLGRLLGIFEHNQDSKHRTYVYTLIVTEILEDWEDSVNIGRKRKWFKVDEAIRVLQRHRPVHAEYLRRLTNTCNPTCSSMCGPPNGNTPSSQVTDNNTPHYVVCSTQGSDLVNR
- the nudt4a gene encoding nudix (nucleoside diphosphate linked moiety X)-type motif 4a isoform X2; this encodes MMKFKPNQTRTYDGEGFKRRAACLCFRNEKEDEVILVSSSRHPDQWIVPGGGMEPEEEPYGAAVREVYEEAGVKGQLGRLLGIFEHNQDSKHRTYVYTLIVTEILEDWEDSVNIGRKRKWFKVDEAIRVLQRHRPVHAEYLRRLTNTCNPTCSSMCGPPNGNTPSSQVTDNNTPHYVVCSTQGSDLVNR